A window of Epinephelus lanceolatus isolate andai-2023 chromosome 3, ASM4190304v1, whole genome shotgun sequence genomic DNA:
ACGGCCAAAAGTATGCAGACACCCCTGTCTATATACTTTTGTGTACTTTTGATGTGGGGCTGTTTATTTGTGGTTTATTTTAGTCAAATTAATTccaaaaacacaatatataaGTATTAGTAAAGACTTTTAATCTATTCCCTGTAGACTCAACTGCTACACTATATCTCTGACCATGTTGCATGTTTCCCACTGTACAGTGAGTTGTTACATATGATTTGTAAGAGATGGTGTCTGTTATCAGCTGGACTTCTAGCCCAGAAATCATAAATTTGCCTCAAAGAGCTTCGCTATCTGTGCAACATGACCTCTCCAATCCTTAGACCCTATTGTCAAGATTGATTCCAACATTGTGCCTGCAGCAACTCCTTTTCCTGTTTCTTGAGATGCACCTGTTCAAAGGGAGAAAACAATTTGAGGTTAATGTGAACAAACTTAAAAGAACTGGAACAGCATTCTAATCTCAGCCCCGTCCAGCACCTTTGGTATGAATTTTGGGGAACATGTACTGTGAGCCAGGCCTTGTAATAATAACCCAGCACCACACTGATGCTGTTATGATTTAATGTGAGTGAATCCCTACAGCCAGATTCAAAATCCTGTGGAAAGCCCACCCAAAAGAGTGGATGCAGCAAATAATTTTCAGGACTAGATGTCCAATAATCACATCTGGATGTAATATTTTGGcatccacatacttttggccacattGTGTATGTTCTTTCAGCTGTATTAGGTTGCTAGTATTTTGTATTACACAAGTCACGACTAAGTAAGTCATATAGCATGCCacagtcatttattttttcatgtgaaCATTGACAGACCTGTCAGAGATCTGGTAACGTGTTTAAACAGTGTCATGTTTCTGATGAACTGATAACTGCCGGCATATTGTCTTGATACAGTCATGTGATTGTTCTCTAACATTAGTCACAGTGTCAACACTTCCTCTCTCTGGTATCAGAAACTCACACAGTCATGTTTAGAGTCGGCTCCTCCTCTCGCCTGATCCAACTTTGGAACTCTGCGGCTGCACTGTCATGTTTAGCACTcagccctccctccctctggttTTCCAGGGCATTGCATAAACTTCCTTACTCATGCTAAGTCCCATAGTCCCTCCCCTAGAACTTTTCCAAGTGGTTCTCAAAACTGCTGCATCATGTTAACTCTCCAGTCCCTCCTACTGCTTTCTGCTGAAATTGCCAGATCATGTTTAGCTGTGGTTTTGTGACACTGAGTTCCTGTTTTCATTCAGCTGctggagggaggagacagaggaggatcATATATAAGAGGGAGAAGACTGAGGGCACACAGAGCAcaaactgtactgtatatcaagaGAAGAAACAGTGAATCACTGTGGACACTACCAAACCTACAGCACCTCCTAACTGGTGAGTAAAACACTGGATCTACACTGATGTTTTTGTCATACTTTGaatattttgtgatgttttaaaCCTCTTCAATCCCTCTGTAATGTTGGTGATCATGTTGCAAGGTGGCCTGCAAAAGCACTTTTCTGACATCTGAACTTTCTTCAGGGCTACAatggagacagagaagaagacTCAGCCAACAGCAGAGCAGCTGACTGACATGTAAGAATGAGCTGCTGTGATTTAGTGTAACACTTAATCCTTGTTGCAATCATATTCCATGCTTCTAGACGATTGTGTTCAAGCTGTACATTTCTTAAAAAACATTGAACTTACACTTCGTTCAGTTGATCTTATCTGCATTAGTGCTGCAGCATCCATAAGTAGGTTTCTAGTGCAGTTTGTGATGACTTTCTGGTCATGCTTCTGTTTATCAGCTGCATGCTGCCCGCAGTAGACAAAAATCTATAGGTGCAGTCACACAATGTAGAACTTCTGTACTTTGGAGTCCCATATTTGTTCTTTATGTTTATCCCATGCCTTCCTCTCTCACCTGTTACCCATTTTTATTTTGCAGGGATCTGTCAGAGCAAATCAAAAAGGTGACAAAGGATAGTCACGTCAGAGCAGAAAACACAGAACTGATGCTGAGCTTCCAGAGGGGACGAGTCTCCCTGCCGCAGTACAAGGTAGCATTTTAAATCTCTTATCAGATGATATCACTTTTATTCTTACCTTTTGGTATGGTAGGATGAATTTTTTGTCTGACACCacctctcctcttccttctcaGCTCCTCCTGTGCTCACTGTATGAGATCTACCAGGCCTTGGAGGAAGAGATGGACAGGAATTCCGACCACCCTGGTGTCGCACCCATTTACTTCCCAGCTGAACTGGCCAGACTGAAGGCTATCGAAAAAGACCTGGAATATTTCTACGGCCAGGACTGGAGAGAGAAGATTGTTGTCCCTGCAGCAACTAAAAGATACTGCCACAGGCTCAGACAAGTATGTTTCATCATAACTTTTATAGTATATCTCACAAACACAATTGCTTCTCTTCTGTTTGACCCTGAAATAACACTtcatctctgttttgttttttagattgGAAAAGAAAACCCTGAATTTCTGGTTGCCCACGCTTACACACGGTACCTAGGTGACCTGTCTGGAGGGCAGATCCTGGGTCGAATTGCTCAGAAGTCCATGGGGCTGAAGAGCGGCGAGGGTCTGTCCTTCTTTGCCTTCCCTGGTGTGTCCAGCCCCAACCTGTTCAAACAGCTGTATCGCAGCCGCATGAACAGCATCGAGTtgacggaggaggagaggaacgGCGTGTTGGAGGAGGCTGTCAGAGCCTTTGAGTTTAACATTCAGGTACGTTGCAATGATAGTTGGACAGAGCAAGAAACCTTCAAACAGAAATTTTGCTATGAACTTACAAAACTGATGTTTGCTCTTGCAATTGTTCATCAAAGCAGAAGCAGCTAACTGAcctttttgcatttgttttacaGGTCTTTGACGATTTGCAGACATTGCTGAGTGTCACCGAAAACCAGCCACAGACCTGTTTGACACGCTCCACACCAGTGAAGACACTCCAGATGCCCGAAGCCATCTTTAAAACTGTCCCACTGCTCAGGATGGTGCTAGGACTTTTTGTGGTTCTGGCCACAGTCAGCGTAGGAGCCTTTGCTTTTTAAAGATAAACTTAATATAAGAAATACTATGTATTGATCTGTTGCTGCCACTCTAAAACTATTCAGATTATAATCCCGTAAGATTTTAAATCCCTGTAAATAActaaatactgtatatttttgtaatttatcTGTGAAGCTCATTGACAATGTTTTCATGAAGTTGAGTGTAATGATTTTTGAAGTCTACTATTTCAACACTGTTAACCAGTAATGTGCAATATATCAGCTTTTCATACTGTAAATATGTTACTTTTTAATAAAATCTTATGTTGAAAGTAAAGTACTTATTCCTCGTGCAACTTTGTGAAGTATAGTCCGTGCTTTAGTTGGTACTGCTTATGCATATATTCTGGTAATGGGAAAGACACTGCTGATGTTCAACGTCCAGCTGGTTGACATTTGCACTAATGTTTTGGCAGCACACCATGAGCCTGCTGTTCATTTGGCCCTTGGTCTTATAATCGTTCCtggtaaaacactgaacaaacttCCATAAGATTGTGCAGTTGTTGAACACAACTGCTGGTACACCTTCTATAACACGGTATAGGTCCCCCCtaaatcaaaagtacatatttttcctcttacctgtagtgctatttattgtctagattattttggtgcgAGTCGCTAAGTGTTGTGGATATCACCCATAGAGATGTTTGCCTTCTCTTTAATATGAtcaaactagatggcactcagcttgtggtgctcaaagtgcatttgagggaaggggaaaaaaattttttttttgaaaaactcaacagcgatgtctctttccaaaaaatCATGACCCGTTTACTCAAGTGGCCTGTGCTCATGACAGACGAGAtggaaacattaatggcgtcctcctcggctgagctgtaatgttcgttagctcagtggtgctagctgaggtagcagtagatgcacgccttctcctgtgcagtgatacagttggcaggtgtggtTCActagaaagaaagtagttcctacatgaaactgctcacaacagggtctgtggattgtcttgagtaaccaggtcatgatttgtggaaagagacattgctgtgaagtttttccaaatgtatttatctggcactttgagcaccacaagccgagtgccatctagttccattatactggagagagggcagacatctccaaaACTTGGTAATAGAGCTGTACCCAACTCAGAATGATGTCAGACAAATcggatttggctgttcaatacaaatactcaactatttattttttttcttcagatgtTGTTCCAACATTtgctgacactagatatcaaacagaaGCCACAGACTGTATCATATTAACTTGctctgagctgtaaattcaccatttCTAACATCTCGAAGCCTGACCAGGCAAAGCCTCTCTTTCTCAGGgcagctccctccatctcaatCCAGGTTCACACTGCATGTGGAAGTGCCATGAAGTGCAGCAATTTTCTGTGGACTGAGACTTGCTTGCTTTCAGCACCCATCTTAACCAGTTTGGCTGTTCACAATGGTGCGGCGCGGTGCCAAGGGTCCAGGCCGGTTCGTGATCTGCAGCAAAAATTTcagcatctggtctattttttctGCAAGCAAATCCAGCAAgacaacacactgaacatgtaTTGTAAATTATATAAAGTGTTATAAAATATGGTATAAATGATCTGACTATGATAAATGATAGAATACACATCCCATgcttccacatatttgtcagttaTGTCTAAACAGAGTGCAAGAGAGAGAAGCAGGGCCACAtacattcacatacacacacaaacaagcagagACAGAGCTCTATATGTGATTTCAGGGCAGAGAGCAGAATCGCTTGCTGACCAGTGCAGAAAAAAAGCGCTTCTGGTGTAAACATCCAGGCAACGTCTAACAGGCGGCTGCACGATAAATAAGAAATCAGGGTGCTTCCATGTCCAATGTGAACCTGCCGTCACATAGATTCACCCTGGGTCCAAGACAGCAGTGGCCTGCAGCTCATTCTGCAGCTACGTGTGGGGACTGAaatgtccccagaagtacacaGCACACTGTCTgacaaaataaagaataaataaagaaaaacaaagaaaaaacaaacaatctcgATTgacaaacagcactacaggacagaggacacaatatgtatttttgattatgagacgaactgtccctttaacgcACAATTAAGACACAACACATCACTTGTGTAAAATTTGGTATCCACTTTTATTGTGGTTTCATGACTTTCCTAAAATCTGCGCACCAGTGGCACAcattataaattaaaaacacaaactgattGTTAACAGCAGCCAGAGCAAATGTCTGGCTTCATTTCTGGTCTAATTTATAGTGACACAAATCAGTAGAGTGCTGGTATCTGTTTCCCCCTAGAGGAcaactaaaagaaaaacaagtcatGTCAGAAATGATTGTACTTCACAGGAATTGGCTTACCTCAACCTTAAAAGGCACAGCAGCCTGAGTAAATCAGAAATGTCCTCTTACTGTCACATAAACTGTCCGAATCTTTAAAAGCTGAAATAATGCTTTACATTCAAAATACATTCCCTTttactgctgcagctcctccttCAGCATTTTACTTGTTTGTGCTATACATTACTACGCAGTCAGTATCAGAGAGTACATGCCTAATACCAAAAGATAAAGCAAATTTGTTTCACCAGACCACGGAGCTCTGAAAATGCATCACTTCCTATGAGAAGGCcatcaacacaaaacaaaactcaacaGCTTCAAACGAAAACAGGAGAAATGACACGGGTTTACAACTGACAGGGTTAATTCACAATGTTACCTCAACATGCCAATCTCTACCCACCATCTcctcaaaaaacacacacagacacacatatcaAAACACACAATCATCTACGAAATCTACAAGCTACAGGGTGCCAGACGAGGGGTATCCCAAGGTGCTTTAAGGGGAATTGCACAGCgtaatttgtttgtaaatgtCACTGACAGTAAACAATGAaaagaacacacagagagcacacactcAAGGCAAAACAAAGGAAGGGATCCATACTGTGGGAAGGCAAAAagactgattcatatttgtaAAAGCAGCTTTAAAGGAAAAACTACAGTACAGACAACAAGACCGTAGTCAAATAAAATAGATTCAATCTTCAAATATCTTCTATCTAAAATGGCACCACTCTATCTCATGGCGCTGTAGACATGGGTGGTCATGGGACCTCATAACTTAACTTTGTtcagtaaaacatatttttctgttttgatgATTGCATATAAGTAGAGCGGCCTGTGTTTGAGTGACATTCAAGGCCACTGGTTCATTTCAAAAACACAGTAACTTCACTTGCCCAAGACAATTCCCTACATTTTCTCCATTTATACAAACATATTGCACATTACGTCTAGAAAGGGGGAGTCAATTACATTTGTGACATGCATCTAATtaccataaaaacacaaattaaaatagACATACAAAAGTGAAATTACTTTGCAGTAATATTTTTGCTACGTGTTCAGCTTTCCATATTCTTCATCTAGTTTTATTTGGCACGTTGTCCTACTGTAAAAGGCAAAGAGTTTCCAAAGCCCGAAATAGGTGCTTAACAGACTTAAACAATGTACTGTGGGCACAGTTTTCAACACCTATCTGTTTCCTAAAACACTCTCCAAAACATCTGCATAATGCCACATCACCTTGGCTACCTGTTGGAACAGCTAGGACAGTTTTGGCTAAAAAAGGTGCAGTTACTTTTAGGCAGAAGCGGCCGTCGAGGGGCTGCTCAGTTGGTTTCGTAAGAGGACAGCAGGGCTGCGTCTACCGGCTCCATGCAGGAAGGGCAGGTGAAGGAGCGCATCAGCCAGGGGTCAATGCAATCGACGTGGTAAATATGAAGGCAGGGCAAAAACCGGATGGGATCACCGTACTCAAAATCCATCATGCAGATCACACACCTGGTGGAGAGAACAACAGTGGGTTTATAATCTTTAAATATGAAGATAATGCTTGTAAAAATAGCTCATGACAATCTTTccaaagtcttaaaaatgctaagACATGAGCTTTTTTTGAGGTTGCCTTTGAAAATGGTAACATTtcttaaaaataatttacagaATGCCTCTCACATTAACGCTACACAGATCAGGACAGTGAAACCAACAACACTGATGTCTTGTTTCCAGCTGAGATGCTCAGAGCAGTggatccactgtctgctagctagctgtcactATGGGATTCATACCCGAaatagcctggttccagaccatagaccccgcccactcaactgagtaggcttgcattactggtctggcatacttcaatgaatttgcgatttatcttgtccaaacgatggacggaccaatgaacaccgggggtctagcgattagccaatcagcgccacgctgatgtcaagctgtacgctggtgggtaactggtgaggatagcaacaatggcgaccgccacagatcctacagaccacattaacgatgctatcgaggtatttcaccactactcgcgttaatggaggaccaaattaaggaagctgttaaactggatttaacggcgatgcagctgggcgtgcacgacgacggagacattttaaacgggcagtgctcgcttgttttcggcacccccgaggcatggatactaatgacgtcagattctgggtgagtcgttgatctctactgattggttagggaaaaaatcaaattccctcccctttgtaaatcgccttcaatggaagccatgtcagactgaaggttctgggagcttcagtctgacacttaGGCTATACCCGAAACCCAATTTGTTCAGGACCTATACCTATCGACTGACCAATgtcctggggtctcatttataaaagagtgcttaggattcatactaaaagttgacgtgcgcccaaaagctgaaaatggcgtgcgtcaaaaataatctgatttatataCGTGCACGCAAACTCGCAtgcaatgttctctttataaatcacagacctcctgga
This region includes:
- the hmox1b gene encoding heme oxygenase; the encoded protein is METEKKTQPTAEQLTDMDLSEQIKKVTKDSHVRAENTELMLSFQRGRVSLPQYKLLLCSLYEIYQALEEEMDRNSDHPGVAPIYFPAELARLKAIEKDLEYFYGQDWREKIVVPAATKRYCHRLRQIGKENPEFLVAHAYTRYLGDLSGGQILGRIAQKSMGLKSGEGLSFFAFPGVSSPNLFKQLYRSRMNSIELTEEERNGVLEEAVRAFEFNIQVFDDLQTLLSVTENQPQTCLTRSTPVKTLQMPEAIFKTVPLLRMVLGLFVVLATVSVGAFAF